A region from the Streptomyces tsukubensis genome encodes:
- a CDS encoding RHS repeat-associated core domain-containing protein has protein sequence MPPPLSFAGHIEEGNTMRLPRRKPPGRRPRTRTLRDRIPRVRTVRIRSFNARTARSGGPFGCGRRHPLRRLIGAVPTRFGVALGVLLALLASVLGVPAAAVEAPVDERRKPTWSKSRPVTSVKGRELPARARPADPAEQRTVKTVPRPARPRAAGADITLAPGSRSAAAVPGTPLKVRADGAGGPRQLRVDVLDPAVADRAGVDGLLFRIVRTDGGRTTAPVTVDVDYSGFRTAYGGDYASRLRLVQLPACAATTPKQPACGRTTTLTSRNDLKGSTLSGAVTALAAPDRTAWSRHPGSLRPAAALYAVTSAPNGATGSFKPSSLAPSALWQVGLQSGDFSWSYPLTLPSVPGLEPDLALGYASGSVDGRTASTNNQPSWAGEGFDLQPGFIERQYTSCSGDTAGGNNTTATGDLCYASPNATVALPGVAGELVWDATKQIWRAEEDDGWRVEQLFGAANGDNDGEHWRMTSPDGTQYYFGRATAAKSAWTVPVYGNHSGEPCNAASYATSWCRQAYRWMLDHVVSRNGDIMTYTYDTETNHYGRDNTPAAATPYVRGGHLVRIDYGLREGQTEPEARVLFTTADRCLPGSACRRSVPSEWPDVPWDQQCDGGSCAGQTTPAFFGSKRLDKITAQVRDGGVWQDVTSWKLHHTYPATGDGTSPGLWLASVTRTGHAGTAVSEPPVDFDGVRLPNRLTVADGLSVMNKWRVQAVTGETGGRTAVSYGQAACNPAALPAADSNGRTCFPAYWVPPGGTQPQLDWFHKYLVNEVREIDLVGGAPEEVTSYEYVGAAAWRHDEAELVPAELKTWGQWRGYQGVKVRTGAVGSVRTLTEHRFYRGMHGDKNADGTTKNVVVAGKPDKPTLRGFAHEEITYNGDGGPEIERTVSEPVEIGPTAERSRPTGTLSAYTTEVKQTYTRTALAGGGSRETRETHEYDQYGVNHRTYDQGDLAVPGDDTCTDVGYTPNLTDWIIGAPHRVATVGLPCGTAAQSADDVISDVRTYYDGSTTLGAAPSKAQPTKVEELSEWAAGGGTYTTVSRHAYDAHGRETEEWDALGNRDETVYTPATGGPVTEVRTTNALGHVSTEARHPLLGVPTVTTSPDGLRTSLAYDALGRFIRGWSPGRPVTQNPDTEISYLVRPDGPTAVTTRTLLGSGQYRSSYKLYDGFLRLRQTQEPSPLGGRIVSDVLYDSHGRVARTNELYHNAGAPGTTLLVVPDTAVPARTEYVFDGAGRETAEIDKAYGTERWRTTTTYGGNWTREDPPQGGTPTTTWTDAHDRRTELRQHKNATDYDTTRYTYTKAGLLATVTDPAGNVRRHVHDVRGREIRTEDPDKGTLTTVYDDEDRPLSVTDARGKTVRTVYDALGRRTATHENSASGPKLTETVYDTLAKGKQNASIRYAGGQAYRSDVIGFDGRGRSTGTAVTIPASEGPLAGRYESLFTYNNVSQLTATTVPGVGGLPAETLVQGFDELGLAATLTGLDPYINMTGYDAVGAVAEYILGSAGRQLRQSFEYENGTRRLQISRTEQEGQAAPTVERAFTYNPAGNITKLTTAALGRATDTQCYGTDYLERLTEAWTPAGDCTAPPTTAGLAGPAPYWHSYTFGVTGNRTGETWRSPAGNTTRTYSYPAPGTPRPHALQSVTHTGPSGTRTDTYTYDADGNTTARNVNGNSQTLSWGAEGLLASVATSGQTTEFLHNAEGDRLLRREPGATTLYLGATELKLNTATQSVTGTRSYAMHGATVAVRTPSALTWLSADHHGTGETAIDDTTGQASHRLHLPYGGPRGTQPGSWPAEKGFVGGTTDTSTGLTHLGARDYDPLTGRFVSVDPVIDHNDPQQMNGYAYGNNNPVSFTDPDGLKAKKKAKRPAAKHGKSSRATKPQVNQRGKGSAVRPVSTVCHSAAQCKATEEARAGQSKTKPKPKAASCRTERSCKDSRTTTKRPVKVRPCSSSVACPDGRAPTGNSRSAGAKSKGAEGGARKPGDPLKYADKAAKIMEGAISAPEAQLHHYKKHPPGNRYDKLAYDDLKKFKTAARWVPKGVGALGGVASFLGHKANGDSTGKAALKAGTSSVAGMVIISVGCAFIPPFGCLIGAGVAMIAGAATDAAIDSAWKE, from the coding sequence GTGCCCCCACCCCTGTCCTTCGCCGGACACATCGAAGAGGGGAACACCATGCGCCTGCCTCGCAGGAAGCCACCGGGGCGCAGGCCCCGCACCAGAACCCTCCGCGACCGGATACCCCGCGTCCGTACGGTCCGCATCCGTTCCTTCAACGCCCGAACGGCCCGCAGTGGCGGGCCCTTCGGCTGCGGCCGCCGCCATCCGCTGCGGCGACTGATCGGCGCCGTCCCCACCCGCTTCGGAGTGGCCCTGGGCGTTCTGCTCGCCCTCCTGGCCTCCGTCCTCGGCGTCCCCGCCGCAGCCGTAGAGGCACCCGTCGACGAACGGCGGAAGCCCACCTGGTCCAAGAGCCGCCCCGTCACTTCGGTGAAGGGCCGGGAACTGCCCGCCCGGGCCCGGCCCGCGGACCCGGCCGAACAGCGCACGGTGAAGACCGTTCCGCGCCCCGCCCGGCCCCGCGCGGCGGGCGCCGACATCACCCTCGCACCCGGGTCCCGGTCGGCTGCGGCCGTGCCCGGAACACCGCTGAAGGTCCGCGCCGACGGTGCCGGTGGCCCCCGGCAACTCCGGGTCGACGTCCTCGACCCGGCGGTCGCCGACCGCGCGGGCGTCGACGGGCTGCTGTTCCGCATCGTCCGCACCGACGGCGGACGCACCACCGCGCCCGTGACCGTCGACGTCGACTACTCCGGATTCCGCACGGCCTACGGCGGCGACTACGCGTCCCGGCTACGACTGGTGCAACTGCCCGCCTGCGCCGCGACCACCCCGAAACAGCCCGCCTGCGGCCGTACCACCACTCTCACCAGCCGTAACGACCTCAAGGGCAGCACCCTCAGCGGTGCGGTCACCGCACTCGCCGCCCCCGACCGGACGGCGTGGTCCCGGCACCCGGGCAGCCTGCGGCCCGCCGCCGCCCTCTACGCGGTGACCTCCGCCCCCAACGGCGCCACGGGCAGCTTCAAGCCCAGCTCCCTCGCCCCCTCGGCGCTCTGGCAGGTCGGCCTCCAGTCCGGGGATTTCTCCTGGTCGTACCCGCTGACGCTGCCCTCCGTGCCCGGGCTCGAACCGGACCTCGCGCTGGGCTACGCCTCGGGCTCCGTCGACGGCCGTACCGCCTCCACCAACAACCAGCCGTCGTGGGCCGGCGAAGGCTTCGACCTCCAGCCCGGGTTCATCGAGCGGCAGTACACCTCCTGCTCCGGGGACACGGCGGGCGGCAACAACACCACCGCCACCGGCGACCTCTGCTACGCCTCCCCCAACGCGACCGTCGCCCTCCCGGGCGTCGCGGGCGAACTGGTGTGGGACGCCACCAAGCAGATCTGGCGCGCCGAGGAGGACGACGGCTGGCGGGTGGAGCAGCTGTTCGGCGCCGCCAACGGCGACAACGACGGCGAACACTGGCGGATGACGTCCCCCGACGGCACCCAGTACTACTTCGGACGCGCCACGGCCGCGAAGTCCGCCTGGACCGTGCCCGTCTACGGAAACCACAGCGGCGAGCCGTGCAACGCGGCCTCCTACGCGACCTCCTGGTGCCGGCAGGCGTACCGCTGGATGCTGGACCACGTCGTCAGCCGCAACGGCGACATCATGACGTACACCTACGACACCGAGACCAACCACTACGGCCGGGACAACACCCCGGCCGCCGCCACCCCGTACGTCCGCGGCGGCCACCTCGTGCGCATCGACTACGGGCTGCGCGAAGGGCAGACGGAGCCCGAAGCCCGGGTGCTGTTCACCACCGCGGACCGCTGTCTGCCGGGCTCCGCCTGCCGCCGGAGCGTGCCGAGCGAATGGCCGGACGTGCCGTGGGACCAGCAGTGCGACGGCGGTTCCTGCGCCGGTCAGACCACCCCCGCCTTCTTCGGCAGCAAACGCCTCGACAAGATCACTGCGCAGGTGCGGGACGGCGGCGTCTGGCAGGACGTCACGTCCTGGAAGCTCCACCACACCTATCCGGCGACCGGTGACGGCACCTCGCCCGGGCTGTGGCTGGCGTCGGTGACCCGGACGGGCCACGCGGGCACCGCCGTCAGCGAGCCGCCGGTCGACTTCGACGGGGTCCGGCTGCCCAACCGGCTCACCGTCGCCGACGGACTGTCGGTCATGAACAAATGGCGGGTGCAGGCCGTCACCGGCGAGACCGGCGGCCGGACCGCGGTCTCCTACGGCCAGGCCGCATGCAACCCCGCGGCCCTGCCCGCCGCCGACAGCAACGGCCGCACCTGCTTCCCCGCCTACTGGGTACCGCCCGGCGGCACCCAGCCCCAGCTGGACTGGTTCCACAAGTACCTGGTCAACGAGGTCCGCGAGATCGACCTCGTCGGCGGAGCGCCCGAGGAGGTGACGTCGTACGAGTACGTCGGCGCCGCCGCCTGGCGCCACGACGAGGCCGAACTCGTCCCGGCCGAACTGAAGACCTGGGGCCAGTGGCGCGGCTACCAGGGCGTCAAGGTCCGCACCGGGGCCGTCGGCAGCGTCCGTACGCTCACCGAGCACCGCTTCTACCGGGGCATGCACGGCGACAAGAACGCCGACGGCACGACGAAGAACGTCGTCGTCGCCGGAAAGCCCGACAAGCCGACCCTCCGCGGATTCGCCCACGAGGAGATCACCTACAACGGCGACGGCGGCCCCGAGATCGAACGCACCGTCAGCGAACCGGTCGAGATCGGCCCCACGGCCGAACGCTCCCGCCCCACCGGGACGCTGAGCGCCTACACCACCGAGGTGAAGCAGACCTACACCCGCACCGCGCTGGCCGGTGGAGGCAGCCGGGAGACCCGGGAGACGCACGAGTACGACCAGTACGGCGTCAACCACCGCACCTACGACCAGGGCGACCTCGCCGTACCGGGCGACGACACCTGCACCGACGTCGGCTACACCCCCAACCTCACCGATTGGATCATCGGTGCCCCGCACCGCGTCGCGACCGTCGGCCTCCCCTGCGGCACGGCCGCGCAGAGTGCCGACGATGTCATCTCCGACGTCCGCACCTACTACGACGGCTCCACCACCCTCGGCGCCGCGCCGTCCAAGGCGCAGCCGACGAAGGTCGAGGAGCTCTCGGAGTGGGCTGCGGGCGGCGGTACGTACACCACGGTCTCGCGCCACGCCTATGACGCGCACGGGCGGGAGACGGAGGAATGGGACGCGCTCGGGAACCGGGACGAGACGGTGTACACACCGGCGACGGGCGGACCGGTGACGGAGGTGCGCACGACCAACGCGCTGGGGCACGTCAGCACGGAGGCACGGCATCCGCTGCTCGGGGTGCCGACGGTGACCACGTCGCCCGACGGCCTGCGCACCAGCCTCGCCTACGACGCCCTCGGGCGGTTCATCCGGGGCTGGTCGCCGGGACGGCCCGTCACCCAGAACCCGGACACCGAGATCTCGTACCTCGTCCGGCCCGACGGTCCCACCGCGGTGACCACGAGAACCCTCCTCGGCAGCGGGCAGTACCGCAGCTCGTACAAGCTCTACGACGGCTTCCTGCGGCTGCGTCAGACCCAGGAGCCGTCGCCCCTGGGCGGCCGGATCGTGAGCGACGTCCTGTACGACAGCCATGGCCGGGTCGCCAGGACCAACGAGCTGTACCACAACGCGGGAGCACCGGGAACGACGCTGCTGGTGGTCCCCGACACCGCTGTACCGGCCCGGACGGAGTACGTCTTCGACGGCGCGGGCCGGGAGACCGCCGAGATCGACAAGGCGTACGGCACCGAACGGTGGCGCACGACGACCACCTACGGAGGCAACTGGACCCGGGAGGACCCGCCGCAGGGCGGAACGCCCACCACGACCTGGACCGATGCCCACGACCGCCGCACCGAACTGCGGCAGCACAAGAACGCGACCGACTACGACACGACCCGCTACACCTACACCAAAGCGGGCCTCCTTGCGACGGTCACCGACCCCGCGGGCAACGTCCGGCGCCACGTCCATGACGTCCGGGGCCGGGAGATCCGCACCGAGGACCCCGACAAGGGCACGCTGACCACGGTCTACGACGACGAGGACCGGCCGCTGTCCGTGACCGATGCCCGGGGGAAGACCGTGCGGACCGTCTACGACGCGTTGGGGCGCAGGACCGCGACGCACGAGAACTCGGCCAGCGGACCCAAACTGACCGAGACCGTCTACGACACCCTCGCCAAGGGGAAGCAGAACGCGTCCATCCGCTACGCGGGCGGCCAGGCCTACCGCAGCGATGTCATCGGCTTCGACGGGCGCGGCCGGTCGACCGGCACCGCCGTCACGATTCCCGCGTCCGAGGGCCCGCTCGCAGGGCGTTACGAGTCCCTGTTCACCTACAACAACGTGTCCCAGCTCACCGCCACGACCGTGCCCGGAGTCGGCGGCCTGCCCGCCGAGACCCTGGTCCAGGGCTTCGACGAGCTGGGTCTGGCCGCGACCCTCACCGGTCTCGACCCGTACATCAACATGACCGGATACGACGCCGTCGGCGCTGTCGCCGAATACATCCTCGGTTCGGCGGGCCGCCAACTGCGGCAGTCCTTCGAATACGAGAACGGCACCCGTCGGCTCCAGATCTCCCGTACCGAACAGGAGGGCCAGGCCGCGCCGACCGTCGAACGCGCCTTCACCTACAATCCGGCGGGCAACATCACCAAACTGACCACCGCCGCACTCGGCCGGGCCACCGACACCCAGTGCTACGGAACCGACTACCTCGAACGGCTCACCGAGGCCTGGACACCGGCCGGTGACTGCACCGCCCCGCCGACCACGGCCGGGCTCGCCGGACCGGCGCCGTACTGGCACAGCTACACCTTCGGCGTGACCGGCAACCGCACCGGCGAGACCTGGCGCAGCCCGGCCGGGAACACCACCCGTACCTACAGCTATCCGGCGCCCGGAACACCCCGGCCGCACGCCCTGCAGTCGGTCACCCACACCGGACCCAGCGGCACGCGAACCGACACCTACACCTACGACGCCGACGGAAACACCACCGCCCGCAACGTCAACGGCAACAGCCAGACCCTGTCCTGGGGTGCCGAAGGACTCCTGGCCTCGGTCGCCACGAGCGGGCAGACGACCGAATTCCTCCACAACGCCGAGGGCGACCGGCTGCTGCGCCGCGAACCCGGAGCGACCACGCTCTATCTGGGTGCCACCGAGCTGAAGCTGAACACCGCGACCCAGTCGGTGACCGGTACCCGTTCCTACGCGATGCACGGTGCCACCGTCGCCGTACGCACGCCCTCGGCACTGACCTGGCTGTCCGCAGACCACCACGGCACGGGGGAGACCGCGATCGACGACACCACCGGGCAGGCGAGCCACCGGCTGCACCTCCCGTACGGCGGACCGCGCGGCACCCAGCCGGGCAGCTGGCCGGCGGAGAAGGGCTTCGTCGGCGGCACCACGGACACCTCGACCGGACTGACCCATCTGGGCGCCCGCGACTACGACCCGCTCACCGGCCGGTTCGTCTCGGTCGACCCGGTCATCGACCACAACGATCCCCAGCAGATGAACGGTTACGCCTACGGCAACAACAACCCGGTCAGCTTCACGGATCCCGACGGTCTCAAAGCGAAGAAGAAGGCGAAGAGGCCGGCCGCGAAGCACGGAAAGAGCTCCCGGGCGACGAAGCCCCAGGTGAATCAGCGGGGCAAGGGATCGGCGGTACGACCGGTCTCCACGGTGTGCCACAGCGCGGCACAGTGCAAGGCAACAGAGGAGGCCAGGGCCGGGCAGTCGAAGACGAAACCGAAGCCGAAGGCTGCCTCCTGCCGGACCGAGAGGTCGTGCAAAGACAGCCGCACCACGACGAAGCGCCCGGTCAAGGTCAGGCCCTGCTCCAGCAGTGTTGCGTGCCCGGACGGTCGTGCCCCCACGGGGAACTCCCGGTCCGCGGGGGCCAAGTCGAAGGGGGCCGAGGGCGGTGCGAGGAAGCCCGGCGACCCCCTCAAGTACGCCGACAAGGCCGCGAAGATCATGGAAGGCGCGATATCGGCGCCCGAGGCCCAACTGCACCACTACAAGAAGCACCCGCCGGGCAACAGGTACGACAAGCTGGCGTACGACGATCTCAAGAAGTTCAAGACGGCGGCCCGATGGGTGCCGAAGGGCGTGGGGGCGCTGGGAGGCGTCGCCAGCTTCCTCGGCCACAAGGCGAACGGGGACAGCACCGGCAAAGCGGCCCTCAAGGCCGGTACCTCCTCCGTCGCGGGCATGGTGATCATCTCTGTCGGCTGCGCGTTCATCCCGCCCTTCGGCTGCCTCATCGGAGCCGGTGTAGCGATGATCGCCGGCGCCGCCACCGACGCGGCCATCGACAGCGCCTGGAAGGAGTAG